GAAAAACCCTCCACTACCTTGCTCTGATGCTGCCACACCCGCGTTGCCAGCTGGGAGGTCACCCCAATGTGCAGCGTGCCGTTCCGTTTGCCGGCCAGGATGTAAACGCAGAACTGCTTGTCCATAGCGCCAAACGCCAAACTGGATTCCCGCTTTCGCGGGAATGACGGCCATAACACCGAACCACGTTACCCACAAATTCGTCGCGCACCCAGCGAGCTTCAGCCGTCGAGCACCCGCTTCGAGACTATCCGCATCTTCATGTCGAACTCATACACCACCGGCACGCCGGTGGCGAGGTTGAGTTCGAGCACTTGCTGGCGGGTAAGCTGATCGAGCTGCATCACGATCGAGCGCAAGCTGTTGCCATGGGCAGCCACTAGCACGTTATTCCCGGTCTTCAGAGCCGGGACGATCTTGCTCTCGAAGTACGGCAACGTGCGGGCGGCGGTGTCCTGCAAGCTCTCCCCGCCTGGTGGCGCGATGTTGTAGCTGCGCCGCCACAGGTGCACTTG
The genomic region above belongs to Deltaproteobacteria bacterium and contains:
- a CDS encoding GIY-YIG nuclease family protein translates to MDKQFCVYILAGKRNGTLHIGVTSQLATRVWQHQSKVVEGFS